One Armatimonadota bacterium genomic window carries:
- a CDS encoding HAD-IA family hydrolase, producing the protein MRASDSTEPVKAILFDVDGTLLNGLSMVVAGLGDAFEKYGTHRPSDEEILALIGIPLSKQMTLFGCSPKNDAELDEMIRYTIERYEAHNHLEVEYDEAVEALTLAFKSGLGVALVTSRNHLEIDILKSRFSAWDSIHHAICASDVENPKPHADSALLAMEKLGVQPHEAVLVGDSIFDLKCAKSAGIRCGAALYGAGKKEDLLAEAPDYIFTTPKDLLEWVQNQIEQSHAKEEDNRPTDFQPRS; encoded by the coding sequence GTGCGGGCATCAGATTCAACGGAACCTGTAAAAGCCATTCTCTTCGATGTAGACGGAACGTTATTAAACGGGTTGTCTATGGTCGTCGCCGGTCTCGGCGATGCGTTCGAAAAGTACGGAACCCACCGCCCGAGCGATGAGGAGATTCTCGCCCTCATCGGCATCCCGCTTTCCAAACAAATGACGCTCTTCGGCTGTTCCCCAAAGAACGACGCAGAGCTCGACGAAATGATTCGATACACCATCGAGCGATACGAGGCTCACAATCACCTCGAAGTCGAATACGATGAAGCCGTCGAAGCCCTCACCCTCGCTTTCAAATCGGGTCTTGGCGTTGCCCTCGTAACGAGCCGCAACCACCTCGAAATCGACATCCTGAAAAGCCGCTTCTCCGCGTGGGATTCAATTCACCACGCCATCTGCGCCTCCGATGTCGAGAACCCGAAGCCGCACGCCGACAGCGCCCTGCTCGCAATGGAGAAGTTGGGCGTCCAGCCGCATGAAGCCGTGCTGGTCGGCGACTCGATTTTCGACCTCAAGTGCGCCAAATCCGCCGGAATCCGGTGTGGAGCCGCCCTCTACGGCGCCGGTAAGAAGGAAGACCTTCTCGCCGAAGCCCCCGATTACATTTTTACGACCCCCAAGGACCTGCTGGAGTGGGTCCAGAACCAAATTGAGCAAAGTCATGCCAAGGAAGAAGACAACCGACCAACCGATTTCCAACCTCGAAGTTAA